The Sebastes umbrosus isolate fSebUmb1 chromosome 4, fSebUmb1.pri, whole genome shotgun sequence genome has a window encoding:
- the c4h16orf70 gene encoding UPF0183 protein C16orf70 homolog isoform X5, with the protein MLDLEVVPERSLGNEQWEFALGMPLAQAISILQKHCRIIKNVQVLYSEQTPLSHDLILNLTQDGIKLLFDATNQRLKVIEVYDLSKVKLKYCGVHFNSQAIAPTIEQIDQSFGATHPGVYNAAEQLFHLNFRGLSFSFQLDSWNEAPKYEPNFAMGLASLQIPHGAMVKRMHIYTGNNLQETRAPAMPLACFLGNIFAECVDVLRDLAGPLGLKLRLLTAGCGPGVMADSKVRSLERCIYFGDSCQDVLGALGSPHKVFYKSEDKMKIHSPSPHKQVPSKCNDYFFNYFTLGVDILFDSTTHLVKKFVLHTNFPGHYNFNIYHRCDFKIPLVIKKGADSQTEDCILTTYSKAFVIQGSG; encoded by the exons G GGATGCCATTGGCCCAGGCCATCTCTATTCTGCAGAAACACTGCCGCATCATCAAAAATGTCCAGGTGCTATACAGTGAACAG ACGCCACTCAGCCATGACCTCATACTGAACTTGACTCAGGATGGGATTAAACTGCTGTTTGATGCCACAAATCAGAGACTCAAG GTGATTGAAGTGTATGACCTGAGCAAAGTCAAGTTGAAATACTG tggaGTCCATTTCAACTCTCAGGCCATTGCCCCCACAATAGAGCAAATAGACCAGTCATTTGGAGCTACGCACCCTGGAG TTTACAATGCTGCAGAGCAGTTGTTCCATCTCAACTTTCGTGGCCTGTCCTTCTCCTTCCAACTGGATTCATGGAATGAAGCTCCAAAATACGAG CCTAACTTTGCCATGGGTTTGGCCTCCCTGCAGATTCCACATGGGGCCATGGTCAAGAGGATGCACATCTACACTGGCAACAACCTGCAAGAAACGAG AGCTCCAGCGATGCCGTTGGCTTGTTTCCTTGGTAACATCTTTGCAGAGTGCGTGGATGTCCTGAGAGATCTGGCAGGGCCTCTGGGGCTCAAACTCCGCCTTCTTACTGCAG GCTGTGGTCCAGGTGTGATGGCTGATTCTAAAGTGAGGTCCCTAGAACGGTGCATCTACTTTGGAGATTCATGTCAGGATGTACTGGGTGCTCTGGGCTCGCCACATAAAGTCTTCTATAAGTCTGAGGACAAG ATGAAGATCCACTCTCCGTCACCTCACAAGCAGGTTCCTTCGAAATGTAACGACTACTTCTTCAACTACTTCACCCTCGGAGTG gATATCCTGTTTGACTCTACAACTCACCTGGTTAAGAAGTTCGTCCTCCATACCAACTTCCCCGGACATTACAACTTCAATAT ATATCATCGGTGTGACTTTAAGATTCCACTAGTCATTAAGAAGG GAGCTGATTCTCAGACGGAGGACTGCATCTTAACCACCTACAGCAAG GCCTTTGTGATACAAGGCAGTGGATAA
- the c4h16orf70 gene encoding UPF0183 protein C16orf70 homolog isoform X1, whose amino-acid sequence MLDLEVVPERSLGNEQWEFALGMPLAQAISILQKHCRIIKNVQVLYSEQTPLSHDLILNLTQDGIKLLFDATNQRLKVIEVYDLSKVKLKYCGVHFNSQAIAPTIEQIDQSFGATHPGVYNAAEQLFHLNFRGLSFSFQLDSWNEAPKYEPNFAMGLASLQIPHGAMVKRMHIYTGNNLQETRAPAMPLACFLGNIFAECVDVLRDLAGPLGLKLRLLTAGCGPGVMADSKVRSLERCIYFGDSCQDVLGALGSPHKVFYKSEDKMKIHSPSPHKQVPSKCNDYFFNYFTLGVDILFDSTTHLVKKFVLHTNFPGHYNFNIYHRCDFKIPLVIKKEGADSQTEDCILTTYSKWDQMQELLGHPMEKPVVLHRSSSANNTNPFGSTFCFGLQRMIFEVMQNNHIASVTLYGAPRTASQARPESSSGSH is encoded by the exons G GGATGCCATTGGCCCAGGCCATCTCTATTCTGCAGAAACACTGCCGCATCATCAAAAATGTCCAGGTGCTATACAGTGAACAG ACGCCACTCAGCCATGACCTCATACTGAACTTGACTCAGGATGGGATTAAACTGCTGTTTGATGCCACAAATCAGAGACTCAAG GTGATTGAAGTGTATGACCTGAGCAAAGTCAAGTTGAAATACTG tggaGTCCATTTCAACTCTCAGGCCATTGCCCCCACAATAGAGCAAATAGACCAGTCATTTGGAGCTACGCACCCTGGAG TTTACAATGCTGCAGAGCAGTTGTTCCATCTCAACTTTCGTGGCCTGTCCTTCTCCTTCCAACTGGATTCATGGAATGAAGCTCCAAAATACGAG CCTAACTTTGCCATGGGTTTGGCCTCCCTGCAGATTCCACATGGGGCCATGGTCAAGAGGATGCACATCTACACTGGCAACAACCTGCAAGAAACGAG AGCTCCAGCGATGCCGTTGGCTTGTTTCCTTGGTAACATCTTTGCAGAGTGCGTGGATGTCCTGAGAGATCTGGCAGGGCCTCTGGGGCTCAAACTCCGCCTTCTTACTGCAG GCTGTGGTCCAGGTGTGATGGCTGATTCTAAAGTGAGGTCCCTAGAACGGTGCATCTACTTTGGAGATTCATGTCAGGATGTACTGGGTGCTCTGGGCTCGCCACATAAAGTCTTCTATAAGTCTGAGGACAAG ATGAAGATCCACTCTCCGTCACCTCACAAGCAGGTTCCTTCGAAATGTAACGACTACTTCTTCAACTACTTCACCCTCGGAGTG gATATCCTGTTTGACTCTACAACTCACCTGGTTAAGAAGTTCGTCCTCCATACCAACTTCCCCGGACATTACAACTTCAATAT ATATCATCGGTGTGACTTTAAGATTCCACTAGTCATTAAGAAGG AAGGAGCTGATTCTCAGACGGAGGACTGCATCTTAACCACCTACAGCAAG TGGGATCAGATGCAGGAACTGCTCGGTCACCCGATGGAAAAACCTGTAGTGCTCCACAG GTCCTCATCAGCCAATAACACCAACCCCTTCGGCTCTACCTTCTGCTTTGGACTGCAGAGGATGATCTTTGAG GTGATGCAGAATAACCACATAGCGTCAGTGACCCTCTACGGTGCTCCACGGACCGCTAGTCAAGCCCGACCTGAGTCCAGTAGTGGTTCCCACTGA
- the c4h16orf70 gene encoding UPF0183 protein C16orf70 homolog isoform X2 — protein MLDLEVVPERSLGNEQWEFALGMPLAQAISILQKHCRIIKNVQVLYSEQTPLSHDLILNLTQDGIKLLFDATNQRLKVIEVYDLSKVKLKYCGVHFNSQAIAPTIEQIDQSFGATHPGVYNAAEQLFHLNFRGLSFSFQLDSWNEAPKYEPNFAMGLASLQIPHGAMVKRMHIYTGNNLQETRAPAMPLACFLGNIFAECVDVLRDLAGPLGLKLRLLTAGCGPGVMADSKVRSLERCIYFGDSCQDVLGALGSPHKVFYKSEDKMKIHSPSPHKQVPSKCNDYFFNYFTLGVDILFDSTTHLVKKFVLHTNFPGHYNFNIYHRCDFKIPLVIKKGADSQTEDCILTTYSKWDQMQELLGHPMEKPVVLHRSSSANNTNPFGSTFCFGLQRMIFEVMQNNHIASVTLYGAPRTASQARPESSSGSH, from the exons G GGATGCCATTGGCCCAGGCCATCTCTATTCTGCAGAAACACTGCCGCATCATCAAAAATGTCCAGGTGCTATACAGTGAACAG ACGCCACTCAGCCATGACCTCATACTGAACTTGACTCAGGATGGGATTAAACTGCTGTTTGATGCCACAAATCAGAGACTCAAG GTGATTGAAGTGTATGACCTGAGCAAAGTCAAGTTGAAATACTG tggaGTCCATTTCAACTCTCAGGCCATTGCCCCCACAATAGAGCAAATAGACCAGTCATTTGGAGCTACGCACCCTGGAG TTTACAATGCTGCAGAGCAGTTGTTCCATCTCAACTTTCGTGGCCTGTCCTTCTCCTTCCAACTGGATTCATGGAATGAAGCTCCAAAATACGAG CCTAACTTTGCCATGGGTTTGGCCTCCCTGCAGATTCCACATGGGGCCATGGTCAAGAGGATGCACATCTACACTGGCAACAACCTGCAAGAAACGAG AGCTCCAGCGATGCCGTTGGCTTGTTTCCTTGGTAACATCTTTGCAGAGTGCGTGGATGTCCTGAGAGATCTGGCAGGGCCTCTGGGGCTCAAACTCCGCCTTCTTACTGCAG GCTGTGGTCCAGGTGTGATGGCTGATTCTAAAGTGAGGTCCCTAGAACGGTGCATCTACTTTGGAGATTCATGTCAGGATGTACTGGGTGCTCTGGGCTCGCCACATAAAGTCTTCTATAAGTCTGAGGACAAG ATGAAGATCCACTCTCCGTCACCTCACAAGCAGGTTCCTTCGAAATGTAACGACTACTTCTTCAACTACTTCACCCTCGGAGTG gATATCCTGTTTGACTCTACAACTCACCTGGTTAAGAAGTTCGTCCTCCATACCAACTTCCCCGGACATTACAACTTCAATAT ATATCATCGGTGTGACTTTAAGATTCCACTAGTCATTAAGAAGG GAGCTGATTCTCAGACGGAGGACTGCATCTTAACCACCTACAGCAAG TGGGATCAGATGCAGGAACTGCTCGGTCACCCGATGGAAAAACCTGTAGTGCTCCACAG GTCCTCATCAGCCAATAACACCAACCCCTTCGGCTCTACCTTCTGCTTTGGACTGCAGAGGATGATCTTTGAG GTGATGCAGAATAACCACATAGCGTCAGTGACCCTCTACGGTGCTCCACGGACCGCTAGTCAAGCCCGACCTGAGTCCAGTAGTGGTTCCCACTGA
- the c4h16orf70 gene encoding UPF0183 protein C16orf70 homolog isoform X4: MLDLEVVPERSLGNEQWEFALGMPLAQAISILQKHCRIIKNVQVLYSEQTPLSHDLILNLTQDGIKLLFDATNQRLKVIEVYDLSKVKLKYCGVHFNSQAIAPTIEQIDQSFGATHPGVYNAAEQLFHLNFRGLSFSFQLDSWNEAPKYEPNFAMGLASLQIPHGAMVKRMHIYTGNNLQETRAPAMPLACFLGNIFAECVDVLRDLAGPLGLKLRLLTAGCGPGVMADSKVRSLERCIYFGDSCQDVLGALGSPHKVFYKSEDKMKIHSPSPHKQVPSKCNDYFFNYFTLGVDILFDSTTHLVKKFVLHTNFPGHYNFNIYHRCDFKIPLVIKKEGADSQTEDCILTTYSKAFVIQGSG; encoded by the exons G GGATGCCATTGGCCCAGGCCATCTCTATTCTGCAGAAACACTGCCGCATCATCAAAAATGTCCAGGTGCTATACAGTGAACAG ACGCCACTCAGCCATGACCTCATACTGAACTTGACTCAGGATGGGATTAAACTGCTGTTTGATGCCACAAATCAGAGACTCAAG GTGATTGAAGTGTATGACCTGAGCAAAGTCAAGTTGAAATACTG tggaGTCCATTTCAACTCTCAGGCCATTGCCCCCACAATAGAGCAAATAGACCAGTCATTTGGAGCTACGCACCCTGGAG TTTACAATGCTGCAGAGCAGTTGTTCCATCTCAACTTTCGTGGCCTGTCCTTCTCCTTCCAACTGGATTCATGGAATGAAGCTCCAAAATACGAG CCTAACTTTGCCATGGGTTTGGCCTCCCTGCAGATTCCACATGGGGCCATGGTCAAGAGGATGCACATCTACACTGGCAACAACCTGCAAGAAACGAG AGCTCCAGCGATGCCGTTGGCTTGTTTCCTTGGTAACATCTTTGCAGAGTGCGTGGATGTCCTGAGAGATCTGGCAGGGCCTCTGGGGCTCAAACTCCGCCTTCTTACTGCAG GCTGTGGTCCAGGTGTGATGGCTGATTCTAAAGTGAGGTCCCTAGAACGGTGCATCTACTTTGGAGATTCATGTCAGGATGTACTGGGTGCTCTGGGCTCGCCACATAAAGTCTTCTATAAGTCTGAGGACAAG ATGAAGATCCACTCTCCGTCACCTCACAAGCAGGTTCCTTCGAAATGTAACGACTACTTCTTCAACTACTTCACCCTCGGAGTG gATATCCTGTTTGACTCTACAACTCACCTGGTTAAGAAGTTCGTCCTCCATACCAACTTCCCCGGACATTACAACTTCAATAT ATATCATCGGTGTGACTTTAAGATTCCACTAGTCATTAAGAAGG AAGGAGCTGATTCTCAGACGGAGGACTGCATCTTAACCACCTACAGCAAG GCCTTTGTGATACAAGGCAGTGGATAA
- the c4h16orf70 gene encoding UPF0183 protein C16orf70 homolog isoform X3, whose product MLDLEVVPERSLGNEQWEFALGMPLAQAISILQKHCRIIKNVQVLYSEQTPLSHDLILNLTQDGIKLLFDATNQRLKVIEVYDLSKVKLKYCGVHFNSQAIAPTIEQIDQSFGATHPGVYNAAEQLFHLNFRGLSFSFQLDSWNEAPKYEIPHGAMVKRMHIYTGNNLQETRAPAMPLACFLGNIFAECVDVLRDLAGPLGLKLRLLTAGCGPGVMADSKVRSLERCIYFGDSCQDVLGALGSPHKVFYKSEDKMKIHSPSPHKQVPSKCNDYFFNYFTLGVDILFDSTTHLVKKFVLHTNFPGHYNFNIYHRCDFKIPLVIKKEGADSQTEDCILTTYSKWDQMQELLGHPMEKPVVLHRSSSANNTNPFGSTFCFGLQRMIFEVMQNNHIASVTLYGAPRTASQARPESSSGSH is encoded by the exons G GGATGCCATTGGCCCAGGCCATCTCTATTCTGCAGAAACACTGCCGCATCATCAAAAATGTCCAGGTGCTATACAGTGAACAG ACGCCACTCAGCCATGACCTCATACTGAACTTGACTCAGGATGGGATTAAACTGCTGTTTGATGCCACAAATCAGAGACTCAAG GTGATTGAAGTGTATGACCTGAGCAAAGTCAAGTTGAAATACTG tggaGTCCATTTCAACTCTCAGGCCATTGCCCCCACAATAGAGCAAATAGACCAGTCATTTGGAGCTACGCACCCTGGAG TTTACAATGCTGCAGAGCAGTTGTTCCATCTCAACTTTCGTGGCCTGTCCTTCTCCTTCCAACTGGATTCATGGAATGAAGCTCCAAAATACGAG ATTCCACATGGGGCCATGGTCAAGAGGATGCACATCTACACTGGCAACAACCTGCAAGAAACGAG AGCTCCAGCGATGCCGTTGGCTTGTTTCCTTGGTAACATCTTTGCAGAGTGCGTGGATGTCCTGAGAGATCTGGCAGGGCCTCTGGGGCTCAAACTCCGCCTTCTTACTGCAG GCTGTGGTCCAGGTGTGATGGCTGATTCTAAAGTGAGGTCCCTAGAACGGTGCATCTACTTTGGAGATTCATGTCAGGATGTACTGGGTGCTCTGGGCTCGCCACATAAAGTCTTCTATAAGTCTGAGGACAAG ATGAAGATCCACTCTCCGTCACCTCACAAGCAGGTTCCTTCGAAATGTAACGACTACTTCTTCAACTACTTCACCCTCGGAGTG gATATCCTGTTTGACTCTACAACTCACCTGGTTAAGAAGTTCGTCCTCCATACCAACTTCCCCGGACATTACAACTTCAATAT ATATCATCGGTGTGACTTTAAGATTCCACTAGTCATTAAGAAGG AAGGAGCTGATTCTCAGACGGAGGACTGCATCTTAACCACCTACAGCAAG TGGGATCAGATGCAGGAACTGCTCGGTCACCCGATGGAAAAACCTGTAGTGCTCCACAG GTCCTCATCAGCCAATAACACCAACCCCTTCGGCTCTACCTTCTGCTTTGGACTGCAGAGGATGATCTTTGAG GTGATGCAGAATAACCACATAGCGTCAGTGACCCTCTACGGTGCTCCACGGACCGCTAGTCAAGCCCGACCTGAGTCCAGTAGTGGTTCCCACTGA